The Labeo rohita strain BAU-BD-2019 chromosome 22, IGBB_LRoh.1.0, whole genome shotgun sequence genomic sequence TTTCAGCAATTAAGGTAATAATTTGGCAATAAATTTagctaaattactaaaatttaagaTAATGCCTTAAGATAAGTTTGTCAAGTGTAAATctattttaagatgtttttcatcttatattttattttatttcaagtttatttcaaTCAGTCAAACAGCATTCAAAAAACTGAATGTTCACAGAACGCAATGGGAATGTTAGCAAACATATATggaacatatttttattagctGATACTTTTGTGTCTAGGTTCCTAATATGGTGTTAACTGACCTAACGTGTTATTaagtttaaagtcaacatgaaattgcATTCATGTGTTGTCAAATAATCTGTATTTAAAGTAAACGCTTTTtctttattgcaatttattaaatGGCATTAAATTACTATTAGCTACATTTAGGAAACAATAACTACATCGATAACATTGCTTGGGTATTGTGAGTTGTAAAGGAGGCGGagttctgaatttttttaattttgtaatttgtgaACAATTGTTTACAATCAgaccaaaaaacattaaataaataaataaataaattcaataaattataaaattttgcAATGTAAGGGTTGTAAGTGTCCCACACTTAGGAACGAATCAACCttattttctattgtttaaCCTggtatatttgtttaaataagaaAAGCGTCACCTCAGATACGTGTCACACGCGTGTAGCGTGTGCCCCATGTTTATGTGTGCACAGGTGCTGTACTTCAACATAGTGACCTAGTTGTTATGAAGTGTGTTGCTATGAGACTGACGTCAGCATTTCCCATCGGCCCCTCCTGTCTGTTTGGGAAATGTCCTGTCCCCCCtctcaccacacacacacacacacacacacacacccatgcATATCCcttaaaaatgtgtgaaaacacacacacacccacctcCACCCTCCCCAACTGTGCTCTCATgaacacacaataaaaacaaacacacacacatagacagaCTCAGTTCTGAGcgcgcatgtgtgtgtgtaaacgctgcagtgtgtgtgtgacgcATGCTCCGCTGAACTCCCCTCCCCCTCTGCTCATCTGCTCCGCAGCCGCGTCGAAACACTCAGACAAACACACGGCCGGAGAGACGAGAAAGAAACGTGAGATACAGCCGAGACAAAGATGAGAGACACCAAACCGCAGCCGATACTGACTCTAGCGTGAACCATGACAGACTGGAGCGAGAGATAGACAGCTAGAGGAGAGGGGGGGAGGGTGAacgcagacagacagagagagagagagagagagagacagagagacagacaggagGGATATGGCCCTCTTACGCGTCTCTGCAGTCAAGCTGCACGCCCTGGACTGAAGACCATGGTAACTTATCGCAAATTCATCTTCTGTTCCTGTGTTgtaccatccatccatccatccatctgtccatcatcacccgtctgtctctctctatctcACGCGCTGCAGATTTCTTCTTGTGCGTTTAACTCGCCCACTGTCATCTGACACACATCCCTCATTTACACCGCATGCATGCGCGCGCGTGTGTTTGCTGTCCCCCACCGCTCAGCTCCAACCTACTTTCTAAATGCGTCCATCAGCGGCCTGTAGGTCGCACACGCGCGCATGCTCTCGGCAGGTAACATGACTCAGATTTACATGCGTTAAAAGATTGCGCTAACCTTTGGAGGAGCCCTGCTGCGCACGCGTGTGTAGCACAATAAACCTTGCTTCGGAGAAACACGCATTCTAGCGTGATGttgcatgcatgtaaacatGTACGACCTGCGGTGAACCCTTGGGAAACCCTGCTGTGTCAGTGTGTTGGAAAGGTTACTGCAGACCATGCATTTGTTTACAGTTGAGGTATTGCAGTTTGCTACCACGATGTATGTGATGTATCATTGTTATGTTCATTCATCCAGTGCGTTTTGGGAGTGAATTCCGACATTGCAtttatgaatgattcatttcagATGCATAGTTACTATGCTCTGTCCTGCACTGATGACGTTTCAGATTGTTTATATAGGTGAAAGATGCTACAGGTATAGATGTTTCAGCAGATTTCATTTGTTGTGCACGTCGAGATATTTTCAGAGCGAAAGTGGGTCACGCTGAGTCTCTCTCTGAACGTGTGAGTTTTTGTAAACAGACGTGACCACTCACTCATGCAGCTGCCGCGCATATGACAGAGGTGTTAAAATTAGCGTGCTTTTATATCAGAGATTTACGTACACGTCTCGTGTTTCTGCTACTATGACAGTGCAGCTCGTTGTGTTTCGTTGTGTGCATGCAGCTGGATAAAAGCGAAGTGTCCACTCTCAGTCTGCCACCCTCCGTGAGCCATGGCGGGTCGGACGGGAACATCAGCGTGGAGGCAGGGTCGGACGGGGCGGCCGGCGAGGTCCAGAGAACACGAGCGGCGCTGGAACACCTGCAGCAGAAGATCCTGAAGATCACCGAGCAGATCCGTGTCGAACAGGAAGCGCGTGATGATAACGTGGCCGAGTATCTCAAACTGGCCCATAATGCGGACAAGCAACAGGCGTCACGCATTAAACAGGTGTTTGAGAAGAAGAACCAGAAGTCTGCGCAGACCATTGCACACTTGCACAAGAAGCTCGAACACTATCACAAGAAGCTCAAAGAGATTGAGCAGGTACGCTCACATGCATGTGCATTCTGTCCAAACTGCTTTTTCCAGAGGAATTAAGTCTATTCTATGTTTTGCAGAATGGTCCTGCGCGGCAGCCCAAAGATGTCTTGCGGGACATGCAGCAGGGGCTGAAGGATGTAGGCGCCAACGTGCGAGCGGGAATCAGTGGTTTCGGAGGAGGCGTGGTGGAAGGAGTCAAGGGCGGAGTCTCGGCACTCACTCACACCGCCGTCGTCTCAAAACCCAGAGAGTTTGCCAGTCTCATCCGCAACAAGTTCGGCAGCGCCGATAACATTGCCCACATGAAGGACACTCTAGAGGACGGACACACGGAGGAGACGCCCAGAGCTCTGAGCGGCAGCGCCACGCTGGTCTCCAGCCCCAAATACGGCAGCGACGACGAGTGCTCCAGTGCGACATCCGGGTCAGCGGCTGGTAGCAACTCGGGCGGAGCAGGAGCAGCCATGGGCAGTCCACGACTGGATGgacatcatcatcaccatcatcaccaCCACTCGTCGTCTTCCTCTTGGGATGCGCTTCTGGAAGGCCTGCAGGAGATCAAAGTCAGTCAGGTGCATATGGAGGACGCCATCGAGGACATGAAGGCGCAGTTGCAAAGCGACTACAACTACATGACCCAGTGCTTGCAGGAAGAGCGATACAGGTAAGACCGCAGCACCTACAGCAGATCCAGTGGTTTCCAGAGCTGGATCTTCAGGCGTATCTTccaggggtaggtttagggcaggggtgcccagaatcctggagggctggtgtcctgcagagttaagCTCCACCTTGCCTTAACACACCTgccgggaagtttctagtatgcctcgagcttgattagctggttcaggtgtgtctaattgggattggagccaaactctgcaggacaccggccctccaggactaggtttgggcacccctggttcAGGCATATGTAAGGTGGGAGGAGCTGGATCTGGATCTTGAGTTCTACGGTGAGGACCATCTTGTATCTTCTCTCTTTCCTCTAGATATGAGCGTCTGGAAGAGCAACTCAATGACTTGACGGAACTCCATCAAAACGAGATGAGCAATCTGAAGCAGGAGCTGGCCAGCATGGAGGAGAAGGTGGCGTACCAGTCGTACGAGAGAGCGCGAGATATCCAGGTGACCAATAATAACAAATAGTGTGCAAATATTCCCAAACTTAAAAAGtaggggtgtccaatcctgctcctagAGGGCCACTATCCTACAAAGTTTAGCTTTAAGAGTTTGCTAATCACAGTCCTCTTGGACCTGTGCCTGAACTGTCATGTAGGTGTGTTGGAGcatgttggagctaaactctgcaagatgTTGGCAGGATTGGACAGTCCTGAATTCCAGTGACTTTGGGCACTTTAGAGCAGTGGTTCCTGGAAGagccccaacactgcacattttgcatctctcctttgtctgacacacctaTTTCAAGTCTGTGAGTCTGTACTAATGAGCAGGTGacctgaatcaggtgtgttttattaaggagacaaaatgtgcagtgttgggagTCCTTCAGGAatgtggttgagaaccactgctctagagAAAGTCCTAATTGTTACAACCCaactttgtgtgtttttatgcagGAAGCAGTAGAGTCCTGCCTCACCCGCATCACCAAACTGGAGTtgcagcagcaacagcagcaggtGGTGCAGCTGGAAGGTGTGGAGAACGCTAATGCCCGAGCTTTGCTGGGAAAACTCATCAACGTCATCCTGGCCCTGATGGCGGTCCTGCTGGTGTTCGTCTCCACCATGGCCAACTTTATCACGCCCCTCATGAAGACGCGCGCCCGGGTCGGCGCCACCCTCGCCCTTGCGCTCTTCCTGGTCACACTGTGGAAACACTGGGATTGGCTTGAGCTCTGCCTGCTGCCCAGTTGAAGAACATGAACAAAATACACATTCAGAACTCAGACTCTAACTGTGACGCATCCCTCCCATTGTACCAAAAGTGGGCGAGACCTCGAAGGATGTATAAGAAAGATCCATCCATGGCTTCGGTAAGGAGATACGTGGCTTGGAGATGGTGCTGGCCTGGTCTACATGGCTCTACATTTCCTGTCTTTTCCTTCTGATTGggtttctttccttttttaaacCACTGAGCTCCTTTTTGCTTTAACTAATGAATGTTAAGTCCAGAGGATGGTCTTCTGCTGATGCATGGCTTTAATACCAACACACGTCACATTTCGGATCCAAACATCTTCATGACTGAAGGAACTCTTTCATGCTGACACCAAAACTGTCTCAAATGTGTTGCGTTTTAGTTCATTTCGTCTCTGTGGAACTCAGTGTCTGTTATATATGAAGTAtctcattttaaaggagaaTGAACGTCATTGTCATTTTACTTTGTGTATTGTTAAGTGATATTTGACATAGGGCGAAAAGGCAGAAGCGTAATGTCAGTAGTCAAGAATCAATACTACATCTGtcatcaaaacatttttgtaaacacAGTTCTAGTGTAACACTCACTGTTAGCAtgatcatatttctcatgtttctACCCGTTTGCTAAATCACAACACCACTGTAttcttaataaatacatttgcaaatataggctatgttttgttttcatttgtattataattttgGCAAACATATTTTTTGCAGTGGCGCGACAATCTGCTACTGTAATCCAGATGCTGATTTTAATCAGATCAAATGCATTAATCCCAGGATGGATTACACAATCACACGAATCTGCTTCCGGCTCAGAATGAgataaaaatatgatgttttgcAATTTATAACACAATTTAAGCAGGTTAGCGACTGTGAGTTTGTCACTGCTTTATAAATGTGATGTGATCTATCCGTAAAGAATAAATATGCTCGGTTCACTGCAGGATCGAAATGTTAAAAAACGGTTTAAGGGCGCCACCTAGCGCTCAGATCAGGGTTTTACACACTTCATTATCTTTCTGATGGGAAGCAGCttcttttaattaacattatgcAAATTAGATTGATCTGACAAACTGCGCTCGGAAAAGTGGAACGAGGACAGAATAGCTAATATCACACGCTGTAGGCTAAGATAAGCGTTTTGATATTATCTATACGTcgtttattttaagatttagtCTTATTTTAGACTTACCTTAATAGATAAATCGTCCATATAGTCGCGTCCACGCGCCGTTGGTTGACCGCCTGAGGGAATTTAAATGCCTAAATGGCGCGAGATTTCGTAACGGTAAGTTTTAATTTGACTGTCTTGTTTAAAAGTGATTTAACGAAGAAATAAAGACTAGCCTTTACAAATGTTTTCAGCAACTACATTAAGCACTTTTGCAAAAGAATGAGTTTGTGGATTTGACAAATGTTGTGAgggtataaatcttaattttgacaGATTTTTGACTGAGAGCTGGGTGTTTGTGAAGTAATTGGTACTCATTTAATTTCCGTGTATGTGAATTTCCTAATCatttatcataacaaaccatttCGTTTCAACAACTTTCACAGTGACTTGTGTCATTTTTACTGTCTGTGGGTAGTTAAGCTTGACTATTTTGTCATCCAAACCAGTTTGACCCAAACATTTAAGGTGCCTCTGggattttgtaaaatttttaataatttaataacaagtTTACATGAACATATTGAACATTACgttcaataaaacaaatatttaatctttttttcttgaatgtttgtttttttttaattattattagcttTCCATCAACTTGCAAACTTTTGCCAACCCTCATATAAAGGTGAATGTACAGATGCtgaaaaattaagttgaaaATAGTCTAATAGTCTTTTAAAGtaacaaattaacatttaaacgTATGAATAttctatatatgtgaccctggaccacaaaaccagtcttaagtaggaAAGGTATATTATTTGTAGAAATGGCCAagaatacactgtatgggtaaaaattattcttcttttattccaaaaatcattaggatattaaagatcgtgttccatgaagatattttgtaaatttcctacagtaaatacatgaaacttaattttcgattagtattatgcattgctaagaacttcaattggaccactttaaaggtgattttc encodes the following:
- the tmcc2 gene encoding transmembrane and coiled-coil domains protein 2 isoform X1, producing the protein MQLDKSEVSTLSLPPSVSHGGSDGNISVEAGSDGAAGEVQRTRAALEHLQQKILKITEQIRVEQEARDDNVAEYLKLAHNADKQQASRIKQVFEKKNQKSAQTIAHLHKKLEHYHKKLKEIEQNGPARQPKDVLRDMQQGLKDVGANVRAGISGFGGGVVEGVKGGVSALTHTAVVSKPREFASLIRNKFGSADNIAHMKDTLEDGHTEETPRALSGSATLVSSPKYGSDDECSSATSGSAAGSNSGGAGAAMGSPRLDGHHHHHHHHHSSSSSWDALLEGLQEIKVSQVHMEDAIEDMKAQLQSDYNYMTQCLQEERYRYERLEEQLNDLTELHQNEMSNLKQELASMEEKVAYQSYERARDIQEAVESCLTRITKLELQQQQQQVVQLEGVENANARALLGKLINVILALMAVLLVFVSTMANFITPLMKTRARVGATLALALFLVTLWKHWDWLELCLLPS
- the tmcc2 gene encoding transmembrane and coiled-coil domains protein 2 isoform X2 codes for the protein MLDKSEVSTLSLPPSVSHGGSDGNISVEAGSDGAAGEVQRTRAALEHLQQKILKITEQIRVEQEARDDNVAEYLKLAHNADKQQASRIKQVFEKKNQKSAQTIAHLHKKLEHYHKKLKEIEQNGPARQPKDVLRDMQQGLKDVGANVRAGISGFGGGVVEGVKGGVSALTHTAVVSKPREFASLIRNKFGSADNIAHMKDTLEDGHTEETPRALSGSATLVSSPKYGSDDECSSATSGSAAGSNSGGAGAAMGSPRLDGHHHHHHHHHSSSSSWDALLEGLQEIKVSQVHMEDAIEDMKAQLQSDYNYMTQCLQEERYRYERLEEQLNDLTELHQNEMSNLKQELASMEEKVAYQSYERARDIQEAVESCLTRITKLELQQQQQQVVQLEGVENANARALLGKLINVILALMAVLLVFVSTMANFITPLMKTRARVGATLALALFLVTLWKHWDWLELCLLPS